From Streptomyces sp. TLI_053, a single genomic window includes:
- the rplS gene encoding 50S ribosomal protein L19 — MSNKLAAVDAASLRSDIPAFRAGDTLKVHVRVIEGNRSRVQVFQGVVIRRHGAGIGETFTVRKVSFNVGVERTFPVHTPIVEKIEVVTRGAVRRAKLYYLRDLRGKAAKIKEKRDR; from the coding sequence ATGAGCAACAAGCTCGCTGCTGTCGACGCGGCCTCGCTGCGTAGCGACATTCCGGCCTTCCGCGCCGGTGACACCCTGAAGGTTCACGTCCGGGTCATCGAGGGCAACCGCTCCCGTGTCCAGGTCTTCCAGGGCGTCGTCATCCGCCGTCACGGCGCCGGCATCGGTGAGACCTTCACCGTTCGCAAGGTCAGCTTCAACGTCGGTGTCGAGCGCACCTTCCCGGTGCACACCCCGATCGTCGAGAAGATCGAGGTCGTGACCCGCGGTGCGGTTCGCCGCGCCAAGCTGTACTACCTGCGTGACCTCCGCGGCAAGGCCGCGAAGATCAAGGAGAAGCGCGACCGCTGA
- the trmD gene encoding tRNA (guanosine(37)-N1)-methyltransferase TrmD, translating into MRIDVVSIFPEYLEPLNISLVGKARARGQLDVHVHDLRGWTHDVHRTVDDSPYGGGPGMVMKPEPWGEALDAVLGQGPEGEVPTLVVPTPSGRPFTQELAQELAGRPWLAFTPARYEGIDRRVIEEAATRMPVVEASIGDYVLAGGEVAVLVMVEAIARLLPGVLGNAESHRDDSFAPGAMADLLEGPVYTKPAEWRGRTVPDILLSGNHGRIARWRREQAFARTLANRADLVARWRHADFDKKDREALSLLGLAWDEHHGRFRSVADGVEE; encoded by the coding sequence ATGCGGATCGACGTCGTGTCGATCTTCCCCGAGTACCTGGAGCCGCTGAACATCTCGCTGGTCGGCAAGGCCCGTGCGCGCGGCCAGCTCGACGTGCACGTCCACGACCTTCGGGGCTGGACGCACGACGTGCACCGGACCGTCGACGACAGCCCCTACGGCGGCGGCCCCGGCATGGTGATGAAGCCCGAGCCGTGGGGCGAGGCCCTGGACGCGGTGCTCGGTCAGGGGCCGGAGGGCGAGGTGCCGACCCTGGTGGTGCCGACCCCCAGCGGCCGCCCGTTCACCCAGGAACTCGCGCAGGAGCTGGCCGGCCGACCCTGGCTGGCGTTCACCCCGGCCCGGTACGAGGGCATCGACCGGCGGGTCATCGAGGAGGCGGCCACCCGGATGCCGGTGGTCGAGGCATCGATCGGCGACTACGTGCTGGCCGGCGGCGAGGTCGCGGTGCTGGTCATGGTCGAGGCGATCGCCCGGCTGCTGCCCGGCGTGCTCGGCAACGCCGAGTCCCACCGGGACGACTCCTTCGCGCCCGGCGCGATGGCCGACCTGCTGGAGGGGCCCGTCTACACCAAGCCCGCCGAGTGGCGCGGCCGCACGGTGCCGGACATCCTGCTGAGCGGGAACCACGGCCGGATCGCCCGCTGGCGTCGCGAGCAGGCGTTCGCCCGCACGCTGGCGAACCGGGCGGACCTGGTGGCGCGCTGGCGGCACGCGGACTTCGACAAGAAGGACCGCGAGGCGCTCAGCCTGCTCGGCCTGGCCTGGGACGAGCACCACGGCCGATTTCGGTCCGTGGCCGATGGTGTGGAAGAATAG
- the rimM gene encoding ribosome maturation factor RimM (Essential for efficient processing of 16S rRNA), translated as MQLVVGKIGRAHGIKGDVSVEVRTDEPELRLGPGAVLFTDPASAGPLTVESGKVHSGRLLLRFAGVKDRNAAEELRGTILIAEVDPEERPDDPEEYYDHQLIGLDVVLLDGTLVGELTEVVHLPYQDLLTVRKPDGTEALVPFVSRIVPTIDLENQRAVIDPPVGLIDLGQAEVAGGVAAGDKAGDDVADGADAAAGTDAGDAEESR; from the coding sequence GTGCAGCTCGTCGTCGGCAAGATCGGCCGCGCCCACGGCATCAAGGGGGACGTCAGCGTCGAGGTCCGCACCGACGAGCCCGAGCTCCGGCTCGGGCCCGGCGCCGTCCTGTTCACCGACCCCGCCTCGGCGGGTCCGCTGACCGTCGAGTCCGGCAAGGTCCACAGCGGCAGGCTGCTGCTGCGGTTCGCCGGGGTCAAGGACCGCAACGCCGCCGAGGAGCTGCGGGGCACGATCCTGATCGCCGAGGTGGATCCGGAGGAGCGTCCGGACGACCCGGAGGAGTACTACGACCACCAGCTGATCGGTCTGGACGTGGTCCTGCTCGACGGCACCCTGGTCGGTGAGCTCACCGAGGTGGTCCACCTGCCGTACCAGGACCTGCTCACGGTGCGGAAGCCGGACGGCACGGAGGCGCTGGTGCCCTTCGTCAGCCGGATCGTGCCGACCATCGACCTGGAGAACCAGCGCGCGGTGATCGACCCGCCGGTCGGGCTGATCGACCTCGGGCAGGCCGAGGTCGCCGGCGGCGTCGCGGCCGGTGACAAGGCCGGTGACGACGTCGCCGACGGGGCGGACGCCGCGGCGGGGACCGACGCCGGTGACGCGGAGGAGTCGCGGTGA
- a CDS encoding RNA-binding protein produces the protein MIEDALDHLVKGIVEHPDEVQVRSRNLRRGNTIEVRVHPDDLGKVIGRGGRTARALRTVVGALGGRNVRVDLVDVDNIR, from the coding sequence GTGATCGAGGATGCCCTCGACCACTTGGTGAAGGGCATTGTCGAGCACCCCGACGAGGTGCAGGTGCGCTCGCGCAACCTGCGTCGGGGCAACACCATCGAGGTGCGGGTGCACCCCGATGACCTCGGCAAGGTGATCGGCCGGGGCGGTCGTACGGCTCGTGCTCTGCGCACGGTCGTCGGTGCCCTCGGCGGTCGCAACGTCCGGGTCGACCTGGTCGACGTGGACAACATTCGCTGA
- the rpsP gene encoding 30S ribosomal protein S16, translated as MAVKIKLKRLGKIRSPHYRIIVADARTKRDGRAIEEIGLYQPTYNPSKIEVDSDRAQYWLSVGAQPTEPVLAILKLTGDWQKFKGLPAPAPLLVAEPKVEDFSHLFAKAVAGFEDATTGVAITPKAKKSDKAEADADAEA; from the coding sequence GTGGCAGTCAAGATCAAGCTCAAGCGTCTCGGCAAGATTCGCTCCCCGCACTACCGCATCATCGTCGCCGACGCCCGCACCAAGCGTGACGGCCGCGCGATCGAGGAGATCGGCCTCTACCAGCCGACCTACAACCCCTCGAAGATCGAGGTCGACAGCGACCGCGCCCAGTACTGGCTGTCCGTCGGCGCCCAGCCGACCGAGCCCGTGCTCGCGATCCTGAAGCTGACCGGCGACTGGCAGAAGTTCAAGGGCCTGCCGGCCCCGGCGCCGCTGCTGGTTGCCGAGCCGAAGGTCGAGGACTTCTCGCACCTGTTCGCGAAGGCCGTCGCCGGCTTCGAGGACGCCACCACCGGTGTCGCCATCACCCCGAAGGCCAAGAAGTCGGACAAGGCCGAGGCCGACGCCGACGCCGAGGCCTGA
- the proS gene encoding proline--tRNA ligase — protein MAKAPVLTPQAEDFPRWYQDLINKAELADNGPVRGTMVIRPYGYGLWERMQQEMDARIKKAGAQNAYFPMFIPQSYLTKEAEHVEGFAPELAVVTHGGGKQLDEPVVVRPTSETIINEYFSKWVQSHRDLPLLINQWANVVRWELRPRVFLRTTEFLWQEGHTAHATYEDARDYASMIHTQVYGDFMTNVLGIDVVLGRKTAKERFAGAINTLTLEGMMGDGKALQMGTSHELGQNFAKAFNTTYQLQGAEREHVWQTSWGVSTRMVGGLIMSHGDDNGLRVPPRLAAVQAVVLAIKGDDAVIAKVREIGAALEAAGIRVVVDDRTDTPFGRRAVDWELKGVPLRIEVGPRDLENGTAMLARRIPGGKEPVSIDSLAAILPGILDEDQALLLRQSRERREARTVDVANLDEAVEAAATGWGRISWAELGPEGEAKLAEQGVSVRCIVAADGSVPQTDDQDGNIAIVARAY, from the coding sequence ATGGCTAAGGCACCCGTTCTCACCCCCCAGGCGGAAGACTTCCCGCGCTGGTACCAGGACCTCATCAACAAGGCCGAGCTGGCCGACAACGGTCCGGTGCGCGGCACCATGGTCATCCGACCGTACGGCTACGGCCTGTGGGAGCGGATGCAGCAGGAGATGGACGCCCGGATCAAGAAGGCGGGTGCCCAGAACGCCTACTTCCCGATGTTCATCCCGCAGTCGTACCTGACCAAGGAGGCCGAGCACGTCGAGGGCTTCGCCCCCGAGCTCGCGGTGGTCACCCACGGCGGCGGCAAGCAGCTGGACGAGCCGGTCGTCGTCCGGCCGACCTCCGAGACCATCATCAACGAGTACTTCTCGAAGTGGGTGCAGAGCCACCGCGACCTGCCCCTGCTGATCAACCAGTGGGCCAATGTGGTCCGTTGGGAGCTGCGTCCGCGGGTGTTCCTGCGCACCACCGAGTTCCTCTGGCAGGAGGGCCACACGGCCCACGCCACGTACGAGGACGCTCGTGACTACGCCTCGATGATCCACACCCAGGTCTACGGCGACTTCATGACCAACGTGCTCGGCATCGACGTCGTGCTCGGCCGCAAGACCGCCAAGGAGCGGTTCGCGGGCGCCATCAACACCCTCACCCTCGAGGGCATGATGGGCGACGGCAAGGCGCTGCAGATGGGCACCAGCCACGAGCTGGGCCAGAACTTCGCCAAGGCGTTCAACACCACCTACCAGCTGCAGGGTGCCGAGCGCGAGCACGTCTGGCAGACCTCCTGGGGCGTCTCGACCCGCATGGTCGGCGGCCTGATCATGTCCCACGGCGACGACAACGGCCTGCGCGTCCCGCCGCGGCTCGCCGCGGTCCAGGCCGTCGTGCTCGCCATCAAGGGTGACGACGCGGTGATCGCCAAGGTCCGCGAGATCGGCGCCGCGCTGGAGGCCGCCGGCATCCGGGTGGTCGTCGACGACCGTACCGACACCCCGTTCGGCCGCCGCGCCGTCGACTGGGAGCTCAAGGGCGTTCCGCTGCGGATCGAGGTCGGCCCGCGCGACCTGGAGAACGGCACGGCCATGCTGGCCCGCCGGATCCCGGGCGGCAAGGAGCCGGTCTCGATCGACTCGCTGGCGGCGATCCTCCCGGGCATCCTCGACGAGGACCAGGCCCTGCTGCTGCGTCAGTCGCGCGAGCGCCGCGAGGCCCGCACGGTGGACGTCGCCAACCTCGACGAGGCGGTCGAGGCCGCCGCCACCGGCTGGGGCCGGATCTCCTGGGCCGAGCTGGGCCCGGAGGGCGAGGCCAAGCTGGCCGAGCAGGGCGTCTCGGTCCGCTGCATCGTGGCCGCCGACGGCTCGGTGCCGCAGACGGACGACCAGGACGGCAACATCGCGATTGTCGCGCGCGCCTACTGA
- a CDS encoding class I SAM-dependent methyltransferase, with protein sequence MASAGVIGTTAGPVGTGRDNARARDWAEIQERMLVPLYEAVHDRLEVGPATSLLGLGCRSGLALLLAAGRGAQVAGLERDGELRALAAGRGLRVGAGHRPTADVARSAYSLVTVFEQPPPAGEPRRTVAAAARLVLPGGHVVLAAWGPRERCESAAVLDVARRMARRSGARDPFELSPPGALEDLLAGTGLRPAGGGRVGCPFAYPDLDSAVRGLLSTGLYDAAAEFSGAPLVAKELEEALQPHLRPDGTVRMANVFRYLIAERPR encoded by the coding sequence ATGGCTTCAGCTGGGGTGATCGGTACGACCGCAGGACCCGTCGGCACCGGGCGGGACAACGCCCGGGCCCGGGACTGGGCGGAGATCCAGGAACGGATGCTGGTACCGCTCTACGAGGCCGTCCACGACCGGCTGGAGGTGGGTCCGGCAACCAGCCTGCTGGGCCTGGGCTGCCGCTCCGGTCTCGCCCTGCTGCTGGCGGCCGGACGGGGTGCCCAGGTGGCCGGTCTGGAGCGGGACGGCGAGCTGCGCGCGCTGGCCGCCGGACGCGGTCTGCGGGTCGGCGCGGGTCACCGGCCGACCGCGGACGTCGCCCGCTCGGCCTATTCGCTGGTCACCGTTTTCGAGCAGCCGCCACCGGCGGGCGAACCGCGCCGGACGGTCGCGGCGGCGGCCCGGCTGGTCCTGCCCGGCGGGCACGTGGTGCTGGCCGCCTGGGGCCCCAGGGAGCGCTGCGAGAGCGCGGCCGTCCTGGACGTCGCCCGGCGGATGGCCAGGCGCAGCGGCGCGCGCGACCCGTTCGAGCTGAGCCCGCCCGGGGCGCTGGAGGACCTGCTCGCCGGGACCGGCCTGCGCCCGGCCGGCGGCGGGCGGGTCGGTTGCCCGTTCGCCTACCCGGACCTGGACAGTGCCGTGCGCGGGCTGCTCTCGACCGGGCTGTACGACGCGGCGGCGGAGTTCTCCGGGGCGCCGCTGGTCGCGAAGGAGCTGGAGGAGGCGCTGCAGCCCCACCTGCGGCCGGACGGGACGGTGCGGATGGCGAACGTCTTCCGCTATCTGATCGCCGAACGGCCCCGCTGA